CGCGCTCGCAGGCCAACCGCGGCAGTGCCAGCCATGCCTCGGCACAGCGCTCGCATCAGTCGCGCGGTGGTGGCGGTGGTGGTGGTCATCAGGTTTCACGTCAATCCCGCCCGCCGCAACGCCAGGGTGGCGGCGGTCGTGGTCGCTGAGGGGGCCTATCCATGAAATCCGTCCTGCGCATGCTTCCCGTAGCGATGCTGACCCTGTTGGCCGTGCCCGCATGGGCGCAGCAGGCCTATCCCACGCCCGACGCGGCGGCCGAGGCGTTCGTTGCCGCGCTCGGCACCCAGCGCGCCGACGAGCAGAAGCTGCAGGCGCTGCTGGGCAAGGACTGGCGTGAGTACATCCCGATCGCGGGCGTCGACCGCAGCGATGTCGAGGCGTTCCTGACCGGTTACCGCGACAAGCACGTGATCCAGACCGGCAAGGACGGGCGCGCCCATCTCGCCGTCGGCAAGGACGCATGGGTGCTGCCGATCCCGCTGGCCAAGGGCAAGGACGGCTGGGCGTTCGACACGCACGCCGCCACCGAGGAGATCCGCGTGCGCCGCATCGGGCGCAACGAAGACGACACGATCGAATCGGAGCTGGCCTATCACGACGCGCAGACCGAGTACGCGCTGGTCGATCGCGATGGCGATGGCGTGCTCGAGTACGCGCAGAAGGTCCTCAGCACCGATGGCCTGCACGATGGCCTGTACTGGGCCGACGACGACAGCGGCGAAGTCAGCCCACTGGGCCCGCTGTTCGCCGACGCAGAGCCGGGCAGCGACTGGCACGGCTACCACTTCAAGATCCTCACCGCGCAGGGGCCGTCGGCACCGGGCGGCGCCTACAACTACCTGCTGGGTAAGAACATGAGCCGCGGCTTCGCGCTGATCGGCTGGCCGTCGAAGTACGGGGACACCGGCGTGATGAGCTTCATGATCAGCCACGAGGGCGAAGTGTTCGAGAAGGACCTCGGGCCCGACAGCGAGAAGCTGGCCAAGGCGATGACGAAGTTCGATCCGGACAGCAGCTGGAAGGAAGTGAAGCCGGACGCTGCGGCGGCTGCGTCGAAATGAGCCACCCTTCTCCCGCTCG
Above is a genomic segment from Lysobacter sp. S4-A87 containing:
- a CDS encoding DUF2950 domain-containing protein, with protein sequence MKSVLRMLPVAMLTLLAVPAWAQQAYPTPDAAAEAFVAALGTQRADEQKLQALLGKDWREYIPIAGVDRSDVEAFLTGYRDKHVIQTGKDGRAHLAVGKDAWVLPIPLAKGKDGWAFDTHAATEEIRVRRIGRNEDDTIESELAYHDAQTEYALVDRDGDGVLEYAQKVLSTDGLHDGLYWADDDSGEVSPLGPLFADAEPGSDWHGYHFKILTAQGPSAPGGAYNYLLGKNMSRGFALIGWPSKYGDTGVMSFMISHEGEVFEKDLGPDSEKLAKAMTKFDPDSSWKEVKPDAAAAASK